Proteins from one Panthera leo isolate Ple1 chromosome D1, P.leo_Ple1_pat1.1, whole genome shotgun sequence genomic window:
- the LOC122199825 gene encoding interferon-induced transmembrane protein 3-like, with protein sequence MNCNAQPFLPGTHTGVPPSYEMLKEEHEVAVLGRPQSPAPMATTVINIQTETSVPDHIVWSLFNTIFMNWCCLGFVAFAYSVKSRDRKMVGDVIGAQTYASTAKCLNIWALVLGLLLTLTFIILFFTGSLVVFQAISEMMKGYGGY encoded by the exons ATGAACTGCAATGCTCAGCCCTTCCTTCCTGGCACCCACACTGGTGTCCCCCCAAGTTATGAGATGCTCAAGGAGGAGCATGAGGTGGCGGTACTCGGGAGGCCCCAAAGCCCAGCTCCCATGGCCACCACCGTGATCAACATCCAGACTGAGACGTCCGTGCCCGACCACATCGTCTGGTCCCTGTTCAACACAATCTTCATGAACTGGTGCTGCCTGGGCTTCGTGGCCTTCGCCTACTCCGTgaag TCTAGGGACAGGAAGATGGTGGGTGACGTGATCGGGGCCCAGACCTATGCCTCCACCGCCAAGTGCCTGAACATCTGGGCCCTGGTCCTGGGCCTCCTTCTCACCCTTACGTTCATCATTCTTTTCTTCACTGGCTCACTGGTGGTTTTCCAAGCAATTTCAGAAATGATGAAAGGTTATGGAGGGTACTAG
- the LOC122199911 gene encoding interferon-induced transmembrane protein 1-like, with product MLKDNKVDILEGPQSSAPMATTVINIQTETSVPDHIVWSLFNTIFMNWCCLGFVAFAYSVKSRDRKMVGDVIGAQTYASTAKCLNIWALVLGIILTIGFIVLLVIAYMTAYHIILRVMQNSRGHH from the exons ATGTTAAAGGACAATAAGGTGGACATCCTGGAGGGGCCCCAGAGCTCAGCTCCCATGGCCACCACCGTGATCAACATCCAGACTGAGACGTCCGTGCCCGACCACATCGTCTGGTCCCTGTTCAACACAATCTTCATGAACTGGTGCTGCCTGGGCTTCGTGGCCTTCGCCTACTCCGTgaag TCTAGGGACAGGAAGATGGTGGGTGACGTGATCGGGGCCCAGACCTATGCCTCCACCGCCAAGTGCCTGAACATCTGGGCCCTGGTCCTGGGCATCATTCTGACCATTGGATTCATTGTTCTTCTGGTGATTGCCTACATGACGGCCTACCATATCATTTTAAGGGTTATGCAGAATAGCAGAGGCCACCACTAG